The genomic stretch agtaatatttttccAATGTAATGATTATTTTGCTTCCAACAACAAACTTAAAACTTATGTTTTCTAGCCAAATAATACCTTAATCTTGTAAAATGCAATCcaaataaaaactcaaaaagaCGATAATGTTGTTGCATCAAATTGAGGAGCTTACTAATGATTATATAGGCTGTTGTATGGTGGATTATTATTTGGGCCTGGAAATTAATTTTGGCCAAGATTGTTAGGACTTATGTTTTGCCCTAGCCCGTTTATCCGGATGATATACACCCCTCCCACTCCCCTCACCGCCTCACATTCTGTTtctctcacttctctctctGCTCTCTGGCGATTAAGTTTCTCTTGTGTGTTCTTCTTCTCCGATGATTCTCCCGTTGATTCACTACAGTTTTTTCATGAATATTTGAGTGATAAAACGTGTGTGTGTGGGAGAAAGCAACTAGTTCGGTTGCTTGGGTTTTGgagaaactagggtttcttGTTGAGAGGTTTCTTATGAAGTGTGGTTCCGAGAGTGAATAGATCAAGTGTAGTGGAGTGGTTTGGGGTTGTAATCCGTGGTGTGTGAAGAGTTGCACGGTTGGATTCAACGTTGCTCCCTTGGATCGTGGTTTTGGTGAATAGGTCTGTACTGttagcgggtggctgagccataGCTACTAGATCTATGTGATTCCTTTGATTTCTCTCTTGTTTTCTGTATTACTTGtttagatccgagaggatcttGTCTTGTGTTACTAACTGAGTGTTCAAGTGTGCAGGTTCTCGGTGGGTTTAAGATGCTTTCGATTGAAGATTGCATGGCCGAGATATTTAGCTACTGTTGTAATGGCTAAGATTCTTTGTAaatcagtcgcttggttgatagtttgactgagctatctagtacaagaccaaagaggtctcggtaattagtgaatccgggtagtctgatccctacactTACAATTAAAAAACCAAGACATTTCCTATACTTTATTAGATTAAATCATGATACTAACTTGATCTAAGAACAAGCAAACATTAACAAATGATTCCACGTTATAAATTTGTCTACTACCATCTTTAGGTTGTGATGAAACTATAGACCAGCAAAAGATCTAGTCACGGAGAGGTCCGAGACGTCAAGAGACCTCTTGTCCTCCTCCCTCAAGGAGCCAATCGCAAGCGCCACCTGTCTCATACTCGGTCGCGCCTCAGGGGGTTTAGCCACACACTTGATGGCAATCCGCAGCAAACGCACCATCCTCTCCTCATTGATACACTCCCGCATCAAGTCCTTATCGAACACCTCCACCGTCCACTCCTCCCTGACCACGGCCACCACCCAGGTCGCCAGGTCCAAGCCCTCAATGAGAACCATCCTCCCCGTGAGCAGCTCGAGCAGAACCAGCCCAAACGCGTAACTGTCTACCTTGAATATAGCCTTGTAGTCATCCTGAGCCTCCTGAAGGGCGCCATTCGCAAGAATGCCGCCCTTTTGGTCCTGGCCCTGGTCGAGCATCAGCCCATAGCCCATATTCGCTGATGCTGGGCTCCATATTCTTGTTCAACAGAATGTTGGATGATTTAAGATTTCCGTGAGGGATCCGATCGTACTGTAGCTCTTCGTGCATGTACGCTAACGCGTCAGCTATCGTAGCAGCAATAGACAGCCTGCTAGTCCAGTCCGGCGGCTGTCTGTTACTGCTTGTTCCTATCATTTTCAACAAATCGTGAtcatattaaacaaaaacagTTACTTTATCCCAATCAAGAAACTGGGAAGGGAGAAGCTTCCTACCATGATTGTGATTGAAGAGATTTCAATTCTGCTGAAACTCATACACAATGAGCTTCTCCTGTCCAGAACTATAATAGGCAACAGCAGGCATAACATGGGTGTGTTTCACCTGATTAAGCCTCTTCATCCTCTGCCTAAACTCACCACTTGAAATCTGCCAATCCTTAATCCTCTTCACTGCAAGAACCATCCCATGATCCTCACAGACAACCTTGTACACACTCCCATGGCTCCCTCTCCCCAGAAGCTCCGCGGGCGCCTTCAGAAGCCCGTCGAACCTCATCCCGTTCCCCTCCCCGCTCACCACCACCATCAACGAGGCCGAGGCCGACATCTGCCCACTCTCCGCGCTCGAATACTCATTTCTTCCCTCCTTCACCTCCGCCGCCGGCTTGATCACGCTTTCCACGCCAGCATCTTCGCCTTGCCTCGACTTTTTCGCCTTCTTCCGCAGCCATATGAGGACGAGTAACACCGCGACGAAGGCAATCGCCACGTATCCCATGTACACCAGAATCTGTTTATTTGTGAGACCTTCATTTTTTACCtgcggcggaggcggaggcgcgTTGGGAGCTGACTCAGCTGCCGCAGCCGAAGAGCAATTTTCCGTCAGCGGAGGGCCGCAGAGCTCTGGATTGTCTAAAAAGCTTCCCGGCGGTAAGCCACGCGCTCCGACCGGGATGAGGCCGGAGAGGCGGTTGTGGGAGACGTTGAAGACGCGGAAACGCGTGAAATCGAGGTCCGGTATCTCGCCGGAGAAGTTGTTTTGTTGAGCTAGGAACGGGGTGAGGGCGTTCATTCGTGAGAGATCGGGCAAGGATGCGGAAATGTTGTTGGAAGATATATCTAGGTAAGTGAGGGCGGAGCAGTTGGAGATGGCGGGAAAATTCTGCGAAGAGCGGAGGGAATTTCCGGCGACGATGATGATGGAGAGGGAGTGGGAGAGGGATTGGGAGAGGCAGAGGGTTCTGGGGTCGAAGACGCCGGCGAGGTTGATTTTCTGGACGTGGAGGAGGTGTTTATCGCACGTGACGCCGCGCCATTTGGCGGTGCAGGGGTCGGAGGTGGAGTTCCAGCCGGAGAtggtgttgttgttgttgttggagAGTTTGGAGAAGAAATCGAGGAGGGAATCTCTCACTAGATTCTCCTCTGATTTCGCCAGCTgcaggagaagaagaagaagaagaagaagaaacgtAACTGCGAGTGGGAATTGCTTCATGGTGTGTGAACGTGAAAAAGATGAGGATGaagaaggagagagaagatGATGTGAATAGCATTGCG from Salvia splendens isolate huo1 chromosome 15, SspV2, whole genome shotgun sequence encodes the following:
- the LOC121767856 gene encoding probable inactive receptor kinase At5g16590, with the protein product MRFDGLLKAPAELLGRGSHGSVYKVVCEDHGMVLAVKRIKDWQISSGEFRQRMKRLNQVKHTHVMPAVAYYSSGQEKLIVYEFQQN
- the LOC121768669 gene encoding probable leucine-rich repeat receptor-like protein kinase At1g68400, with translation MKQFPLAVTFLLLLLLLLLQLAKSEENLVRDSLLDFFSKLSNNNNNTISGWNSTSDPCTAKWRGVTCDKHLLHVQKINLAGVFDPRTLCLSQSLSHSLSIIIVAGNSLRSSQNFPAISNCSALTYLDISSNNISASLPDLSRMNALTPFLAQQNNFSGEIPDLDFTRFRVFNVSHNRLSGLIPVGARGLPPGSFLDNPELCGPPLTENCSSAAAAESAPNAPPPPPQVKNEGEKVEARRRCWRGKRDQAGGGGEGGKK